A region from the Geovibrio ferrireducens genome encodes:
- a CDS encoding ATP-binding protein: protein MVNEYRLVVFNKDAAEKNDFTSLVVQAGYEPERIFSSVYELEKAYRKTSPFVIIYHFTPNCSWEDLSELLSFCEHRSLPVIVADSSGKYPEPDEIEFNPNYYIRLPMAADVIKVHLSLALSSINREKVHESHKNKLQLAIQILELLNQQESFKNITSDILFIVKEYTGYDEVAIRVLDDEGFSFFESVNPEDTLSSRCEVACENENGTPPDSRCSSCICEIVLNKRQELKDYPFMTYGGSFWSNDLPETVNKYRDVLESLGLVHIDLNSKYRSLALIPLSAQDKVIGAMQICSRDKGTFTEEIIRFFERISVSIGITLSNKKMQIKLEESERLLTKSQNIAKVGSWVHKIDTDTYHMSAEAMNITGAPSNSISLQNLFEIIHKDDRAKLLSKRNKIREDFQPYSIDVRLVVNGTVKYVNISAEPVLLNGKFTELNGIIQDITDRTLAVLELEENRLFLDSILTGIQAAIVLVDPDTQTIVYSNATADKLLKKGTGPLMGKNCEQFICSTRDTPDTHTDYIITLDDNTFIPVSKSVLQVKWQGNLHHAIIFFDLTEKKMLERQLAIAQKMESIGQLAAGIAHEINTPIQYIGDNTHFIKDVMESFLKFYNAFEKTLEETDPATRQKFDILKPMLEIDFIKEEVPLALEQTLEGIERVSSIVRAMKMFSHPGAEEQSIIDINNSVQNTVTVARNEWKYHAEVVLELSPDNPKILGNPVDFNQVLLNLLVNAAHAIKEANAGLNRKGTVTITTVIENGLAVIKVRDTGCGIPPSIADKVFDPFFTTKEVGKGTGQGLSICHTIITEKHGGQIYFESVVGEGTTFYIKIKATEA from the coding sequence GTGGTCAATGAATACAGACTGGTCGTATTTAATAAAGATGCGGCAGAAAAAAATGATTTTACTTCTCTTGTGGTTCAGGCCGGGTATGAGCCTGAAAGAATTTTCTCATCCGTTTATGAGCTAGAAAAAGCTTACAGAAAAACATCCCCCTTTGTCATTATTTATCACTTTACCCCAAACTGTTCATGGGAAGATCTCAGCGAACTTCTCAGCTTTTGCGAGCACCGCTCCCTGCCGGTAATAGTCGCAGACAGCAGCGGAAAATATCCGGAACCTGATGAGATTGAGTTTAACCCCAACTACTATATACGTCTCCCTATGGCTGCGGATGTGATCAAAGTTCACCTCAGCCTCGCTCTGAGCTCCATAAACAGGGAGAAAGTACATGAGAGCCACAAAAATAAGCTCCAGCTAGCCATACAGATCCTTGAACTTCTGAACCAGCAGGAATCATTCAAAAATATTACCAGTGACATACTCTTTATCGTAAAGGAATACACAGGGTATGACGAAGTTGCCATCAGGGTTCTGGATGATGAAGGGTTCTCATTTTTTGAGTCGGTAAACCCTGAGGATACCCTGAGCAGCAGGTGCGAAGTTGCATGCGAGAACGAAAACGGCACTCCGCCGGACAGCCGCTGCTCATCATGCATATGCGAGATTGTGCTTAACAAGAGGCAGGAACTCAAAGACTACCCGTTCATGACCTACGGCGGCAGCTTCTGGAGCAACGACCTTCCGGAAACAGTGAATAAGTACCGTGATGTTCTGGAGAGCCTGGGGCTGGTGCACATCGACCTCAACAGCAAGTACCGCTCCCTGGCGCTCATTCCGCTTTCGGCACAGGACAAAGTCATAGGTGCTATGCAGATCTGCTCAAGGGATAAAGGAACCTTTACAGAAGAAATCATCCGGTTTTTTGAGCGAATCAGCGTAAGCATCGGCATCACTCTCTCGAATAAAAAAATGCAGATAAAGCTTGAGGAAAGTGAGAGGCTTCTCACCAAATCACAGAACATTGCAAAAGTCGGAAGCTGGGTGCACAAAATAGACACAGATACTTATCACATGTCTGCTGAGGCCATGAACATCACCGGAGCACCCAGCAACTCAATCAGCCTTCAAAACCTTTTTGAGATAATCCACAAGGATGACAGGGCTAAACTTCTCAGCAAAAGAAACAAGATCAGGGAAGACTTCCAGCCCTACTCCATAGATGTCCGGCTCGTGGTAAACGGTACGGTAAAGTATGTAAATATATCCGCTGAACCTGTGCTCCTCAACGGGAAGTTCACAGAGCTGAACGGCATTATTCAGGATATAACCGACCGCACACTGGCAGTCCTTGAGCTTGAGGAGAACAGGCTTTTCCTTGACTCGATACTTACCGGTATTCAGGCGGCGATTGTGCTTGTTGACCCCGACACGCAGACGATAGTTTACTCCAACGCCACAGCGGATAAGCTGCTTAAAAAAGGCACAGGCCCGCTCATGGGCAAAAACTGCGAGCAGTTCATATGCAGCACAAGAGACACTCCGGACACACATACGGACTACATCATCACACTCGATGACAATACCTTCATACCAGTCAGCAAGTCAGTGCTTCAGGTTAAGTGGCAGGGCAACCTTCATCACGCAATTATATTCTTTGATCTCACCGAGAAAAAAATGCTGGAGCGCCAGCTTGCCATAGCCCAGAAAATGGAGTCCATCGGTCAGCTCGCAGCGGGCATAGCACACGAAATAAACACACCGATTCAGTACATTGGCGATAATACCCACTTCATCAAGGATGTCATGGAAAGCTTCCTGAAATTTTATAACGCCTTTGAAAAGACTCTGGAAGAGACAGATCCGGCAACCAGACAAAAATTTGACATACTCAAGCCGATGCTTGAAATAGACTTTATCAAAGAGGAGGTTCCCCTTGCCCTTGAGCAGACTCTGGAGGGCATTGAAAGGGTTTCCTCCATTGTGCGGGCGATGAAGATGTTCTCTCACCCCGGCGCTGAGGAGCAGTCTATAATTGATATAAACAACTCAGTTCAGAACACGGTGACAGTCGCCAGAAACGAATGGAAATACCATGCGGAAGTGGTGCTGGAGCTATCCCCCGATAACCCTAAAATTCTCGGAAACCCTGTTGACTTTAATCAGGTTCTCCTTAACCTGCTTGTCAACGCCGCCCATGCCATTAAAGAAGCAAATGCGGGGCTGAACAGGAAAGGAACAGTCACCATTACAACCGTCATAGAAAACGGGCTTGCCGTAATCAAAGTCAGAGATACAGGCTGCGGCATACCCCCTTCCATAGCAGATAAGGTATTTGACCCCTTCTTCACCACAAAAGAGGTCGGCAAGGGCACAGGGCAGGGACTGTCCATATGCCACACCATAATCACGGAAAAGCACGGCGGACAGATCTATTTCGAGTCAGTGGTGGGGGAAGGAACAACCTTCTATATTAAAATAAAAGCTACAGAGGCATAG
- a CDS encoding YeiH family protein, producing MAETRINSGWIKGVGFIALLSAAAYLAAGVRFIKEAGLSPVVIAIIIGMAAGNAGGRFIPSSWNSGFAFCQKRILRLAVILFGFRITFTQIAEIGAAGITADAAMLISTFAVGLLIARLLKMDRDTAILCAAGSSICGAAAVMAAEAVIKPEPHKTAAAVGTVVLFGTLAMFLYPVFFSFSGMTANEFGIYIGSTIHEAAQAVVAGEAVHAPETAVIAKLGRVMLLAPFLLILSAMVNRENKVARIQIPWFALMFVAAAAFNTFIDLPQAVLSAVNTADTFMLAAAMAALGIETRADKIKNVGAAPLVCAAAMFIWLTAGGYLINMVIINITG from the coding sequence ATGGCAGAAACACGCATAAACAGCGGATGGATAAAAGGAGTGGGATTTATTGCACTTCTCAGCGCTGCGGCATATCTGGCGGCAGGTGTCCGGTTCATAAAAGAGGCAGGGCTCTCCCCTGTGGTTATCGCCATAATCATAGGGATGGCGGCGGGGAACGCAGGGGGCAGATTTATCCCTTCATCATGGAACAGCGGATTTGCATTCTGTCAGAAAAGAATACTGAGACTTGCCGTTATTCTGTTCGGTTTCCGCATAACATTCACGCAGATAGCAGAAATAGGCGCAGCGGGCATCACGGCGGATGCGGCAATGCTTATATCAACATTTGCCGTCGGCCTGCTGATTGCCCGGCTCCTTAAAATGGACAGAGACACCGCAATTCTCTGTGCCGCGGGAAGCTCCATATGCGGAGCGGCAGCAGTCATGGCGGCAGAGGCAGTGATCAAACCCGAACCGCATAAAACAGCCGCAGCAGTGGGAACAGTTGTGCTGTTCGGGACTCTTGCCATGTTTCTTTATCCTGTTTTTTTCAGTTTTTCCGGCATGACGGCAAACGAATTCGGCATATACATAGGCTCAACCATACATGAAGCTGCTCAGGCCGTGGTAGCGGGGGAAGCGGTTCATGCGCCTGAAACCGCTGTGATAGCAAAGCTTGGCAGGGTAATGCTCCTTGCGCCGTTTCTCCTGATCCTCAGCGCAATGGTGAATAGGGAAAATAAAGTCGCCAGAATACAGATTCCCTGGTTTGCGCTGATGTTTGTCGCGGCAGCAGCGTTCAATACCTTCATTGATCTGCCGCAGGCTGTGCTCAGCGCTGTCAACACAGCAGATACCTTCATGCTGGCAGCAGCCATGGCAGCACTGGGCATAGAAACAAGAGCGGATAAAATTAAAAACGTAGGCGCTGCGCCTCTTGTCTGCGCGGCTGCAATGTTTATATGGCTGACTGCGGGCGGCTATCTTATCAACATGGTTATAATAAATATAACAGGATAA